From Mus musculus strain C57BL/6J chromosome 8, GRCm38.p6 C57BL/6J, a single genomic window includes:
- the Bean1 gene encoding protein BEAN1 isoform X8 yields MVLFLNEPRVARYNRTSYFYPTTFSESSEHSHLLVSPVLVASAVIGVVITLSCITIIVGSIRRDRQARIQRHHHRHRRHHHHHRHRRRRHREYASGGHTHSRSSPRMPYACSPAEDWPPPLDVSSEGDVDVTVLWELYPDSPPGYEECMGPGATQLYVPTDAPPPYSMTDSCPRLNGALDSDSGQSRSHRQQEQRTQGQSRLHTVSMDTLPPYEAVCGTGSPSDLLPLPGPEPWPSNSQGSPIPTQAPMPSPERIV; encoded by the exons TAGCACGATACAACCGTACCAGCTATTTCTACCCTACCACGTTCTCCGAGAGCTCTGAGCACAGCCACCTGCTGGTGTCTCCGGTGCTGGTGGCGAGCGCTGTCATAGGTGTGGTCATCACTCTCTCCTGCATCACCATCATTGTGGGAAGCATCAGAAGGGACAGACAGGCCCGGATCCAGCGACACCACCATCGTCACCGccgccatcatcaccatcaccgcCACCGCAGGCGCCGACACCGAGAATACG CATctggaggacacacacacagccgtTCTAGCCCCAGGATGCCCTATGCCTGCAGCCCTGCTGAGGACTGGCCACCGCCCTTGGACGTCAGCTCCGAGGGGGATGTGGATGTCACAGTGCTCTGGGAGCTGTACCCAGATTCTCCACCAGG CTATGAGGAATGCATGGGACCAGGGGCCACTCAGCTGTATGTCCCCACGGATGCACCACCGCCCTACTCCATGACtgactcctgtcccaggctgaATGGCGCCCTTGACTCAGACAGCGGCCAGAGCCGCAGCCACCGTCAGCAAGAGCAGAGGACCCAGGGTCAGAGCAGACTCCACACTGTCTCCATGGACACACTGCCACCTTATGAAGCTGTGTGTGGGACAGGCTCTCCATCTGACCTGCTGCCATTGCCAGGACCAGAACCATGGCCAAGTAACTCCCAGGGCTCACCCATCCCAACCCAGGCTCCGATGCCCAGCCCTGAAAGGATTGTGTGA
- the Bean1 gene encoding protein BEAN1 isoform c (isoform c is encoded by transcript variant 3), whose translation MRAGPVCGPPHLQPRGGFSEAMEGLTFTSLCASGGHTHSRSSPRMPYACSPAEDWPPPLDVSSEGDVDVTVLWELYPDSPPGYEECMGPGATQLYVPTDAPPPYSMTDSCPRLNGALDSDSGQSRSHRQQEQRTQGQSRLHTVSMDTLPPYEAVCGTGSPSDLLPLPGPEPWPSNSQGSPIPTQAPMPSPERIV comes from the exons ATGAGAGCAGGACCCGTGTGTGGTCCACCCCACCTGCAGCCCAGAGGAGGTTTTTCAGAGGCTATGGAAGGACTGACCTTCACGAGTCTTTGTG CATctggaggacacacacacagccgtTCTAGCCCCAGGATGCCCTATGCCTGCAGCCCTGCTGAGGACTGGCCACCGCCCTTGGACGTCAGCTCCGAGGGGGATGTGGATGTCACAGTGCTCTGGGAGCTGTACCCAGATTCTCCACCAGG CTATGAGGAATGCATGGGACCAGGGGCCACTCAGCTGTATGTCCCCACGGATGCACCACCGCCCTACTCCATGACtgactcctgtcccaggctgaATGGCGCCCTTGACTCAGACAGCGGCCAGAGCCGCAGCCACCGTCAGCAAGAGCAGAGGACCCAGGGTCAGAGCAGACTCCACACTGTCTCCATGGACACACTGCCACCTTATGAAGCTGTGTGTGGGACAGGCTCTCCATCTGACCTGCTGCCATTGCCAGGACCAGAACCATGGCCAAGTAACTCCCAGGGCTCACCCATCCCAACCCAGGCTCCGATGCCCAGCCCTGAAAGGATTGTGTGA
- the Bean1 gene encoding protein BEAN1 isoform X6: MVLFLNEPRARYNRTSYFYPTTFSESSEHSHLLVSPVLVASAVIGVVITLSCITIIVGSIRRDRQARIQRHHHRHRRHHHHHRHRRRRHREYVAGVTSMRAGPVCGPPHLQPRGGFSEAMEGLTFTSLCASGGHTHSRSSPRMPYACSPAEDWPPPLDVSSEGDVDVTVLWELYPDSPPGYEECMGPGATQLYVPTDAPPPYSMTDSCPRLNGALDSDSGQSRSHRQQEQRTQGQSRLHTVSMDTLPPYEAVCGTGSPSDLLPLPGPEPWPSNSQGSPIPTQAPMPSPERIV; this comes from the exons CACGATACAACCGTACCAGCTATTTCTACCCTACCACGTTCTCCGAGAGCTCTGAGCACAGCCACCTGCTGGTGTCTCCGGTGCTGGTGGCGAGCGCTGTCATAGGTGTGGTCATCACTCTCTCCTGCATCACCATCATTGTGGGAAGCATCAGAAGGGACAGACAGGCCCGGATCCAGCGACACCACCATCGTCACCGccgccatcatcaccatcaccgcCACCGCAGGCGCCGACACCGAGAATACG TCGCAGGGGTGACATCCATGAGAGCAGGACCCGTGTGTGGTCCACCCCACCTGCAGCCCAGAGGAGGTTTTTCAGAGGCTATGGAAGGACTGACCTTCACGAGTCTTTGTG CATctggaggacacacacacagccgtTCTAGCCCCAGGATGCCCTATGCCTGCAGCCCTGCTGAGGACTGGCCACCGCCCTTGGACGTCAGCTCCGAGGGGGATGTGGATGTCACAGTGCTCTGGGAGCTGTACCCAGATTCTCCACCAGG CTATGAGGAATGCATGGGACCAGGGGCCACTCAGCTGTATGTCCCCACGGATGCACCACCGCCCTACTCCATGACtgactcctgtcccaggctgaATGGCGCCCTTGACTCAGACAGCGGCCAGAGCCGCAGCCACCGTCAGCAAGAGCAGAGGACCCAGGGTCAGAGCAGACTCCACACTGTCTCCATGGACACACTGCCACCTTATGAAGCTGTGTGTGGGACAGGCTCTCCATCTGACCTGCTGCCATTGCCAGGACCAGAACCATGGCCAAGTAACTCCCAGGGCTCACCCATCCCAACCCAGGCTCCGATGCCCAGCCCTGAAAGGATTGTGTGA
- the Bean1 gene encoding protein BEAN1 isoform X3: protein MTRWEQSYAAEVGPGSFIDTVSLPLSVPQHLLGDLSLSSLRARYNRTSYFYPTTFSESSEHSHLLVSPVLVASAVIGVVITLSCITIIVGSIRRDRQARIQRHHHRHRRHHHHHRHRRRRHREYVAGVTSMRAGPVCGPPHLQPRGGFSEAMEGLTFTSLCASGGHTHSRSSPRMPYACSPAEDWPPPLDVSSEGDVDVTVLWELYPDSPPGYEECMGPGATQLYVPTDAPPPYSMTDSCPRLNGALDSDSGQSRSHRQQEQRTQGQSRLHTVSMDTLPPYEAVCGTGSPSDLLPLPGPEPWPSNSQGSPIPTQAPMPSPERIV, encoded by the exons ATG ACCAGATGGGAGCAAAGTTACGCTGCTGAAGTGGGACCAGGAAGCTTCATCGACACAGTGAGTCTCCCCCTCTCTGTGCCACAGCATCTATTGGGGGATCTCTCGCTGTCCAGTTTGAGAG CACGATACAACCGTACCAGCTATTTCTACCCTACCACGTTCTCCGAGAGCTCTGAGCACAGCCACCTGCTGGTGTCTCCGGTGCTGGTGGCGAGCGCTGTCATAGGTGTGGTCATCACTCTCTCCTGCATCACCATCATTGTGGGAAGCATCAGAAGGGACAGACAGGCCCGGATCCAGCGACACCACCATCGTCACCGccgccatcatcaccatcaccgcCACCGCAGGCGCCGACACCGAGAATACG TCGCAGGGGTGACATCCATGAGAGCAGGACCCGTGTGTGGTCCACCCCACCTGCAGCCCAGAGGAGGTTTTTCAGAGGCTATGGAAGGACTGACCTTCACGAGTCTTTGTG CATctggaggacacacacacagccgtTCTAGCCCCAGGATGCCCTATGCCTGCAGCCCTGCTGAGGACTGGCCACCGCCCTTGGACGTCAGCTCCGAGGGGGATGTGGATGTCACAGTGCTCTGGGAGCTGTACCCAGATTCTCCACCAGG CTATGAGGAATGCATGGGACCAGGGGCCACTCAGCTGTATGTCCCCACGGATGCACCACCGCCCTACTCCATGACtgactcctgtcccaggctgaATGGCGCCCTTGACTCAGACAGCGGCCAGAGCCGCAGCCACCGTCAGCAAGAGCAGAGGACCCAGGGTCAGAGCAGACTCCACACTGTCTCCATGGACACACTGCCACCTTATGAAGCTGTGTGTGGGACAGGCTCTCCATCTGACCTGCTGCCATTGCCAGGACCAGAACCATGGCCAAGTAACTCCCAGGGCTCACCCATCCCAACCCAGGCTCCGATGCCCAGCCCTGAAAGGATTGTGTGA
- the Bean1 gene encoding protein BEAN1 isoform X5 has translation MSFKRPCPLARYNRTSYFYPTTFSESSEHSHLLVSPVLVASAVIGVVITLSCITIIVGSIRRDRQARIQRHHHRHRRHHHHHRHRRRRHREYVAGVTSMRAGPVCGPPHLQPRGGFSEAMEGLTFTSLCASGGHTHSRSSPRMPYACSPAEDWPPPLDVSSEGDVDVTVLWELYPDSPPGYEECMGPGATQLYVPTDAPPPYSMTDSCPRLNGALDSDSGQSRSHRQQEQRTQGQSRLHTVSMDTLPPYEAVCGTGSPSDLLPLPGPEPWPSNSQGSPIPTQAPMPSPERIV, from the exons TAGCACGATACAACCGTACCAGCTATTTCTACCCTACCACGTTCTCCGAGAGCTCTGAGCACAGCCACCTGCTGGTGTCTCCGGTGCTGGTGGCGAGCGCTGTCATAGGTGTGGTCATCACTCTCTCCTGCATCACCATCATTGTGGGAAGCATCAGAAGGGACAGACAGGCCCGGATCCAGCGACACCACCATCGTCACCGccgccatcatcaccatcaccgcCACCGCAGGCGCCGACACCGAGAATACG TCGCAGGGGTGACATCCATGAGAGCAGGACCCGTGTGTGGTCCACCCCACCTGCAGCCCAGAGGAGGTTTTTCAGAGGCTATGGAAGGACTGACCTTCACGAGTCTTTGTG CATctggaggacacacacacagccgtTCTAGCCCCAGGATGCCCTATGCCTGCAGCCCTGCTGAGGACTGGCCACCGCCCTTGGACGTCAGCTCCGAGGGGGATGTGGATGTCACAGTGCTCTGGGAGCTGTACCCAGATTCTCCACCAGG CTATGAGGAATGCATGGGACCAGGGGCCACTCAGCTGTATGTCCCCACGGATGCACCACCGCCCTACTCCATGACtgactcctgtcccaggctgaATGGCGCCCTTGACTCAGACAGCGGCCAGAGCCGCAGCCACCGTCAGCAAGAGCAGAGGACCCAGGGTCAGAGCAGACTCCACACTGTCTCCATGGACACACTGCCACCTTATGAAGCTGTGTGTGGGACAGGCTCTCCATCTGACCTGCTGCCATTGCCAGGACCAGAACCATGGCCAAGTAACTCCCAGGGCTCACCCATCCCAACCCAGGCTCCGATGCCCAGCCCTGAAAGGATTGTGTGA
- the Bean1 gene encoding protein BEAN1 isoform X9, with the protein MPYACSPAEDWPPPLDVSSEGDVDVTVLWELYPDSPPGYEECMGPGATQLYVPTDAPPPYSMTDSCPRLNGALDSDSGQSRSHRQQEQRTQGQSRLHTVSMDTLPPYEAVCGTGSPSDLLPLPGPEPWPSNSQGSPIPTQAPMPSPERIV; encoded by the exons ATGCCCTATGCCTGCAGCCCTGCTGAGGACTGGCCACCGCCCTTGGACGTCAGCTCCGAGGGGGATGTGGATGTCACAGTGCTCTGGGAGCTGTACCCAGATTCTCCACCAGG CTATGAGGAATGCATGGGACCAGGGGCCACTCAGCTGTATGTCCCCACGGATGCACCACCGCCCTACTCCATGACtgactcctgtcccaggctgaATGGCGCCCTTGACTCAGACAGCGGCCAGAGCCGCAGCCACCGTCAGCAAGAGCAGAGGACCCAGGGTCAGAGCAGACTCCACACTGTCTCCATGGACACACTGCCACCTTATGAAGCTGTGTGTGGGACAGGCTCTCCATCTGACCTGCTGCCATTGCCAGGACCAGAACCATGGCCAAGTAACTCCCAGGGCTCACCCATCCCAACCCAGGCTCCGATGCCCAGCCCTGAAAGGATTGTGTGA
- the Bean1 gene encoding protein BEAN1 isoform b (isoform b is encoded by transcript variant 2), whose translation MSFKRPCPLARYNRTSYFYPTTFSESSEHSHLLVSPVLVASAVIGVVITLSCITIIVGSIRRDRQARIQRHHHRHRRHHHHHRHRRRRHREYASGGHTHSRSSPRMPYACSPAEDWPPPLDVSSEGDVDVTVLWELYPDSPPGYEECMGPGATQLYVPTDAPPPYSMTDSCPRLNGALDSDSGQSRSHRQQEQRTQGQSRLHTVSMDTLPPYEAVCGTGSPSDLLPLPGPEPWPSNSQGSPIPTQAPMPSPERIV comes from the exons TAGCACGATACAACCGTACCAGCTATTTCTACCCTACCACGTTCTCCGAGAGCTCTGAGCACAGCCACCTGCTGGTGTCTCCGGTGCTGGTGGCGAGCGCTGTCATAGGTGTGGTCATCACTCTCTCCTGCATCACCATCATTGTGGGAAGCATCAGAAGGGACAGACAGGCCCGGATCCAGCGACACCACCATCGTCACCGccgccatcatcaccatcaccgcCACCGCAGGCGCCGACACCGAGAATACG CATctggaggacacacacacagccgtTCTAGCCCCAGGATGCCCTATGCCTGCAGCCCTGCTGAGGACTGGCCACCGCCCTTGGACGTCAGCTCCGAGGGGGATGTGGATGTCACAGTGCTCTGGGAGCTGTACCCAGATTCTCCACCAGG CTATGAGGAATGCATGGGACCAGGGGCCACTCAGCTGTATGTCCCCACGGATGCACCACCGCCCTACTCCATGACtgactcctgtcccaggctgaATGGCGCCCTTGACTCAGACAGCGGCCAGAGCCGCAGCCACCGTCAGCAAGAGCAGAGGACCCAGGGTCAGAGCAGACTCCACACTGTCTCCATGGACACACTGCCACCTTATGAAGCTGTGTGTGGGACAGGCTCTCCATCTGACCTGCTGCCATTGCCAGGACCAGAACCATGGCCAAGTAACTCCCAGGGCTCACCCATCCCAACCCAGGCTCCGATGCCCAGCCCTGAAAGGATTGTGTGA
- the Bean1 gene encoding protein BEAN1 isoform X4 — translation MVLFLNEPRVARYNRTSYFYPTTFSESSEHSHLLVSPVLVASAVIGVVITLSCITIIVGSIRRDRQARIQRHHHRHRRHHHHHRHRRRRHREYVAGVTSMRAGPVCGPPHLQPRGGFSEAMEGLTFTSLCASGGHTHSRSSPRMPYACSPAEDWPPPLDVSSEGDVDVTVLWELYPDSPPGYEECMGPGATQLYVPTDAPPPYSMTDSCPRLNGALDSDSGQSRSHRQQEQRTQGQSRLHTVSMDTLPPYEAVCGTGSPSDLLPLPGPEPWPSNSQGSPIPTQAPMPSPERIV, via the exons TAGCACGATACAACCGTACCAGCTATTTCTACCCTACCACGTTCTCCGAGAGCTCTGAGCACAGCCACCTGCTGGTGTCTCCGGTGCTGGTGGCGAGCGCTGTCATAGGTGTGGTCATCACTCTCTCCTGCATCACCATCATTGTGGGAAGCATCAGAAGGGACAGACAGGCCCGGATCCAGCGACACCACCATCGTCACCGccgccatcatcaccatcaccgcCACCGCAGGCGCCGACACCGAGAATACG TCGCAGGGGTGACATCCATGAGAGCAGGACCCGTGTGTGGTCCACCCCACCTGCAGCCCAGAGGAGGTTTTTCAGAGGCTATGGAAGGACTGACCTTCACGAGTCTTTGTG CATctggaggacacacacacagccgtTCTAGCCCCAGGATGCCCTATGCCTGCAGCCCTGCTGAGGACTGGCCACCGCCCTTGGACGTCAGCTCCGAGGGGGATGTGGATGTCACAGTGCTCTGGGAGCTGTACCCAGATTCTCCACCAGG CTATGAGGAATGCATGGGACCAGGGGCCACTCAGCTGTATGTCCCCACGGATGCACCACCGCCCTACTCCATGACtgactcctgtcccaggctgaATGGCGCCCTTGACTCAGACAGCGGCCAGAGCCGCAGCCACCGTCAGCAAGAGCAGAGGACCCAGGGTCAGAGCAGACTCCACACTGTCTCCATGGACACACTGCCACCTTATGAAGCTGTGTGTGGGACAGGCTCTCCATCTGACCTGCTGCCATTGCCAGGACCAGAACCATGGCCAAGTAACTCCCAGGGCTCACCCATCCCAACCCAGGCTCCGATGCCCAGCCCTGAAAGGATTGTGTGA